From the genome of Mycoplasma putrefaciens KS1, one region includes:
- a CDS encoding thymidine phosphorylase has translation MFTFTRIIEKKKHNTQLTKDEINWLIDSYVKETITDYQMASFCMATYFTDMDDAETAYLTKSYVDSGSSYDLSSIKGFKADKHSTGGVGDKTSLVYAPLVASYGIKVCKLTGRGLGKTGGTADKLESFPGWKSELANDEFASVINQSGLSIICQSDDVVPADKKIYALRDVSGTIDSMPLITASIMSKKLVVESDGLVLDVKVGNGAFMTNLEDALDLSNRMIDVAKNHNRKIGVVLSNMNCPLGKAIGNALEVREAWETLHGKGPKDFVELVTTLVGVTLLQAKMFDNLDQAKADVYKKLQSGEAAHYLKDFVIAQNGDWSVLENYDQVFKCKNKVEIKAKKSGFIKYTRAEELGLLSVQLGAGRSKKTDQIDHAAGIYLNKEYGEQVREDEVIITLYTNKSVESSWETEVLKCFEIVDMQPQKEVIYKIISDDIK, from the coding sequence ATGTTTACATTTACAAGAATTATCGAAAAGAAAAAGCATAATACCCAACTAACTAAAGATGAGATTAATTGATTAATTGATAGCTATGTCAAAGAAACAATTACTGATTATCAAATGGCTAGCTTTTGTATGGCTACTTATTTTACAGATATGGATGATGCTGAAACAGCCTATCTAACTAAATCTTATGTTGATTCGGGTTCAAGTTATGATTTAAGCTCAATAAAAGGCTTTAAAGCAGATAAACACTCAACAGGTGGAGTTGGAGATAAAACTAGTTTAGTTTATGCTCCACTAGTTGCAAGTTATGGAATTAAAGTATGTAAATTAACCGGAAGAGGTTTAGGTAAAACCGGAGGGACTGCAGATAAACTAGAATCATTTCCTGGTTGAAAATCAGAATTAGCAAACGATGAATTTGCTTCAGTTATTAATCAGTCAGGCTTAAGTATTATTTGTCAATCTGATGATGTTGTTCCTGCTGATAAAAAAATTTATGCTCTACGTGATGTTAGTGGAACAATTGATTCAATGCCATTAATTACTGCTTCAATTATGAGTAAAAAGCTTGTTGTTGAAAGCGATGGTTTAGTTTTAGATGTCAAAGTTGGTAATGGTGCATTTATGACTAATTTAGAAGATGCACTTGATTTATCAAACAGAATGATAGATGTTGCTAAAAATCATAATCGAAAAATTGGAGTAGTTCTTTCAAATATGAATTGTCCATTAGGAAAAGCAATCGGTAATGCTCTTGAAGTTAGAGAAGCATGAGAAACACTTCACGGAAAAGGACCAAAAGATTTTGTTGAACTAGTAACCACTCTTGTAGGTGTTACATTATTACAAGCTAAAATGTTTGATAATTTAGACCAAGCCAAAGCCGATGTTTATAAAAAATTACAATCAGGTGAAGCCGCACATTATTTAAAAGATTTTGTGATAGCTCAAAATGGTGATTGATCTGTATTAGAAAATTATGATCAAGTATTTAAATGTAAAAATAAGGTTGAAATTAAAGCTAAAAAATCAGGATTTATAAAATATACAAGAGCTGAAGAATTAGGCTTACTTTCTGTGCAATTAGGTGCAGGAAGATCTAAAAAAACTGATCAAATAGATCATGCTGCAGGAATTTATTTAAATAAGGAATATGGTGAACAAGTTCGAGAAGATGAAGTCATTATAACCTTATATACAAATAAGTCAGTTGAATCAAGTTGAGAAACAGAAGTTTTAAAATGTTTTGAAATTGTTGATATGCAACCTCAAAAAGAAGTAATTTACAAAATTATTTCTGATGACATTAAATAA